CACGGCATCTTCATCCTGGGCGCGGTGGTCCTGGCGGTCACCGGTGGCGAGGCGCTGTACGCCGACATGGGCCACTTCGGGGCGAAGCCGATCCGCCATGCCTGGTACTTCTTCGTGCTGCCGTGCCTGGTGCTGAACTACCTGGGGCAGGGCGCGCTGGTCCTCAACAACCCCGAGGCGGTGAAGAACCCGTTCTTCGAGGCCGTGCCCGACTGGGCGCTGTACCCGATGATCATCCTGGCCACCATGGCCGCGGTGATCGCCTCGCAGTCGGTGATCACCGGCGCCTTCTCGGTCTCGCGCCAGGCCATGCAGCTGGGCTACATCCCGCGCATGCGCATCACCCACACCTCCCACGACACCATCGGCCAGATCTACATCCCGGGCATCAACTGGGGCATCGCTGTGATGGTGATCGGGCTGGTGCTGGCCTTCCGCAGTTCGTCCAACCTGGCCGTGGCCTACGGCATCTCGGTGTCGGCGACCATGCTGATCGATACCCTGTTGCTGGCCCTGGTGGCCCGCGCGCTGTGGCCGACCTCGCGCTACTGGATCATCCCGCTGTGCGTGGTGTTCTTCATCATCGACCTGGGCTTTGTGATCGCCAACGGCGCCAAGCTGCTGCAGGGCGCCTGGTTCCCGGTAGTGCTGGGCATCGTGCTGTTCACCATGATGCGCACCTGGCGGCGCGGCCGCGAGCTGCTCCGCGATGAGATCCGCAAGGACGGCATCCGCATCGACACCTTCCTGCCCGGGCTGATGCTGGCCCCGCCGGTACGGGTGCCAGGCACCGCGGTGTTCCTCACCGCCGACCCCACCGTGGCCCCGCATGCGCTGATGCACAACCTCAAGCACAACAAGGTGCTGCACGAGCGCAACGTGTTCCTGCACGTGGTGACCCTGCCGGTGCCATACGCCCCGGAGGGCCAGCGCCTGAAGATCGAGTCGGTGGGCGATGAGTTCTACCGCATCTACGTGCGCTTCGGCTTCATGGAAACCCCGGACGTGCCGCTGGCGCTGATGCGCTCGTGCGACCACGGCGGGATCTATTTCGACCCGATGGACACCACCTTCTTCGCCAGCCGCGAGACCATCGTGGCCACCGCCAACCGGGGCATGCCGATCTGGCGCGACAAGCTGTTCGCGCTCATGCACCGCAATGCCGCCCCGGCAACCGGGTTCTTCCGGATTCCGGGCAACCGGCTCGTGGAGCTTGGGGCGCAGGTGGAGATCTGACTGCGTCAGATCGCCACCTGCGGCCCAAGGTTTGCTTCGCAAACCTTGGGACCCGGGCGCATTCCACCTGATCCCCGCGCCTTCGGCGTGCCCCTCCGACGCGTTCCCGGTAGTGCCGGCCGCTGGCCGGCTCCCCATGACCCCTGCATCGCGTGGAGCCGGCCAGCGGCCGGCACTACCGGGAGCGTGGATCGCGTGGAGCCGGCCAGCGGCCGGCACTACCGGGGCGCGGATCGCGGCCCTTTTGCCGCATAATTGCCGCATGACAGACGACCGCATCATCGGTGCCGGTGCCACCCGTGAAGACGAGGGCACCGACGCCAGCATCCGCCCCAAGCGCATGGCCGACTACCTGGGCCAGGCGCCGGTGCGCGAGCAGCTGTCGATCTATATCGAGGCGACCAAGGCACGTGGCGACGCGCTCGACCACGTGCTGATCTTCGGCCCGCCCGGGCTGGGCAAGACCACCCTGAGCCACGTGATCGCCAATGAGCTGGGCGTGGCCCTGCGGGTCACCTCCGGCCCGGTGATCGAAAAGGCCGGCGACCTGGCCGCGCTGCTGACCAACCTGCAGCCGCACGACGTGCTGTTCATCGACGAAATCCACCGCCTCTCGCCCGTGGTCGAGGAAGTGCTGTACCCGGCGATGGAAGATTTCCAGATCGACATCATGATCGGCGAGGGCCCCGCCGCCCGCTCGATCAAGATCGACCTGCCGCCGTTCACCCTGATCGGGGCCACCACCCGTGCCGGGCTGCTGACCGCGCCGCTGCGCGACCGCTTCGGCATCGTGCACCGGCTGGAGTTCTACACCCCGGAAGAGCTGACCAAGATCGTCCGTCGCTCGGCCGCCATCCTCAACATCGACTGCACCGCCGAAGGCGCGGCCGAAATCGCGCGGCGCTCGCGCGGCACCCCGCGTATCGCGAACCGCCTGCTGCGCCGCGTGCGCGATTACGCCCAGGTCAAGGCCGCCGGCCATATCGACCAGGACGTGGCGCAGGCAGCCATGCAGATGCTCAAGGTGGACCCGGAAGGCTTCGACGAGCTGGACCGCCGCATGCTGCGGACCATGGTCGACTACTTCGACGGCGGTCCGGTGGGCATCGAGTCGCTGGCCGCGGCCCTGTCCGAAGAGCGCGGCACGCTGGAAGACGTGGTCGAGCCCTACCTGATCCAGCAGGGCTTCCTGATCCGCACCGCGCGCGGCCGCATGTGCACCCACAAGGCCTACCGGCACATGGGGCTGAAGCCGAAAAACCCGCCGGCCGATCTGTTTGCCGAGGCCATTGATGGAAATTGAGCCCCGGTTCAGTTGGCCGACACGCATTTACTGGGAAGATACCGACGCTGGCGGCGTGGTCTACCACGCACGCTACGTGGCCTTCATGGAGCGGGCACGGACCGAATGGATGCGGGCATTGGGCTTTGGCCAGGAGCGCACGCGCACCGACCATGGCCTGGTATTCGCGGTCCGCGCGATGACCATGGACTTCCTCAAGCCGGCGCGGCTGGACGATGCGCTGGAGGTGACCGCCACGCTGGTGCAGTGCAAGCGCGCCAGCATGGTGTTCGACCAGTGCGTGTGTCGCGGCGATGAAACGCTGCTGACCGCCCAGGTCAGGATCGCGGCATTGGATGCCTCCACTTTCAAACCGCGTGGCATGGACGATGTCCTCCTTGCCGCGTTGAAACCCTACGAACTTCAAGTATCCGCACAGTGAGGAACAACGGATGATCGCAATGCTCCTGGCCCTGCAGGCCACGGTGACCGAGGCGCTGCCGCAGGAAGTGACCAGTGCTGCGGCGCAGACGGTTGCGCAGGCCGCGCATGGCGGTGGCATCAATTACCTGGACCTGATGGTCAAGGCCAGCCTGCCGGTGAAGATCATCGTGCTGCTGCTGCTGGCCGGGTCGTTCATCAGCTGGGTGATCATCTTCCGCAAGGCGCGCGTGTTCAACGCCGCCAACCGCGAAGCCGACGAGTTCGAAAGCCGCTTCTGGTCCGGCGCCGACCTGGGCAAGCTGTACAGCTCGGCCACCGACCGCAACCGCAAGGTGGGCGGCCTGGAAGCGATCTTCGAAGCCGGCTTCCGCGAGTTCACCCGCCTGCGCGACAAGCGCCGGCTGGACGGTCGCGCGCAGCTGGAAGGTGCCCAGCGCGCCATGCGCACCACCTACACCCGCGAAGTGGACCAGATGGAGCGCAGCCTGGAGCTGCTGGCCAACATCGGTTCGACCGCCCCGTACGTGGGCCTGGTCGGCACCGTGTTCGGCATCATGGTGACCATGCACGACATGATCAACAGCGGTGAGCAGGCCGGTATCGCCTCGGTGGCCCCGGGCATCTCCGAAGCCCTGTTCGCCACCGCCATCGGCCTGTTCGTGGCCATCCCGGCGGTGTGGGCCTACAACCGCTTCACCACCCGCGTGGAGCGCATGTCGGTCCGTTTTGAAACCTTCGCAGAAGAGTTCAGCTCGATCCTGCAGCGCCAGAGCGCCGGCGACGAGTAAGCGCCCCGCACCAAGGACCCTGCCATGACTGCTGCCATCGGCCGCCGCAAGCGCCGCAAGCTCAAATCCGAAATCAACGTCGTGCCGTACATCGACGTCATGCTGGTGCTGCTGATCATCTTCATGGTCACCGCGCCGCTGCTGACGCTGAGCTTTGAAGTCGACCTGCCCAGCTCCCAGGCCAAGGCCCTGGAAAGCAAGCAGGACCCGGTGATCGTGTCGGTGCGCCTGGACGGCCAGCTCAGCCTGAAGCTGCCCGATGCCAAGGAGCCGGCCCCGATGGACCCCGGCCAGCTGCAGGCGCAGCTGGGCGCGTTGGCCGCGCAGGACAAGAACCTGCGCGTGATCGTGGCCGCCGACAAGGCCGTGGCCTATGAAAAGGTGGTCGCGGCGATGGACGTGATCAAGCGCGCCAACGTGGAAAAGGTGGGCCTGGCGACCGATGCACGCTGAAGCCCTGCCACCGCAGCGCCAGCCGGAAGAAAAGTGGGGTCTGCCGATCGCGCTGGCGCTTGGCGTGCACCTGCTGCTCGCGCTGGTGTTCATCGGCGCCTGGCTGTGGTCGCCGCAACGCACCACCGAAGCCGCCGCCGGCGACCCGGCAATCGAGGCCAGCCTGCAGTTGTCCGCGTCTGAGGCGGCCGCCGCGCGCCAGGCGCTGCGTGCCTCGGAAAAGCTGCCCGACCTGCCCGAACCGGTCGCCCAGCCCGAGCCCATTCCCGAAGACACCGTGCCGCCGCCGCAGCCGATCGAGGAGCCGCGCCCGCAGGACGCGCCCACCCCGCAGCAGCAACAGGCGCAGGAACGCGTGGCCCAGCCCGACAAAATCGACCAGGACGCGGTCAACGCGCTGGCGATCTCGGCCGAAAAGGCCAAGCAGGAGCAGGAAGCCAAGCGCCGCCAGGAACAGATCGACCTGACCGAGCGCCAGCGCCAGGAGCAGGCCGAGCAGAAGCTGCGCCTGGCCAAGCAGCAGGAAGAGGCCGAGAAGAAGAAGCTGGCCGACCAGCAGCAGAAGGC
This is a stretch of genomic DNA from Stenotrophomonas rhizophila. It encodes these proteins:
- the tolQ gene encoding protein TolQ: MIAMLLALQATVTEALPQEVTSAAAQTVAQAAHGGGINYLDLMVKASLPVKIIVLLLLAGSFISWVIIFRKARVFNAANREADEFESRFWSGADLGKLYSSATDRNRKVGGLEAIFEAGFREFTRLRDKRRLDGRAQLEGAQRAMRTTYTREVDQMERSLELLANIGSTAPYVGLVGTVFGIMVTMHDMINSGEQAGIASVAPGISEALFATAIGLFVAIPAVWAYNRFTTRVERMSVRFETFAEEFSSILQRQSAGDE
- a CDS encoding potassium transporter Kup, which gives rise to MSTSSTQHDNGHAAHGHAPAAGGMALMIGAIGVVFGDIGTSPLYTLKEAFSPHYGLNSDHDTVLGVLSLAFWALNIVVTLKYVTIIMRADNEGEGGIMALMALTQRTLRHGSRSAYVVGILGIFGASLFFGDGVITPAISVLGAVEGLEVAAPGLHAFIVPITVVVLLAVFAVQRFGTEKIGKLFGPITSIWFISLAAIGIWNIVDAPEVLKAFNPMWALRFFMEHGWHGIFILGAVVLAVTGGEALYADMGHFGAKPIRHAWYFFVLPCLVLNYLGQGALVLNNPEAVKNPFFEAVPDWALYPMIILATMAAVIASQSVITGAFSVSRQAMQLGYIPRMRITHTSHDTIGQIYIPGINWGIAVMVIGLVLAFRSSSNLAVAYGISVSATMLIDTLLLALVARALWPTSRYWIIPLCVVFFIIDLGFVIANGAKLLQGAWFPVVLGIVLFTMMRTWRRGRELLRDEIRKDGIRIDTFLPGLMLAPPVRVPGTAVFLTADPTVAPHALMHNLKHNKVLHERNVFLHVVTLPVPYAPEGQRLKIESVGDEFYRIYVRFGFMETPDVPLALMRSCDHGGIYFDPMDTTFFASRETIVATANRGMPIWRDKLFALMHRNAAPATGFFRIPGNRLVELGAQVEI
- the ruvB gene encoding Holliday junction branch migration DNA helicase RuvB; this encodes MTDDRIIGAGATREDEGTDASIRPKRMADYLGQAPVREQLSIYIEATKARGDALDHVLIFGPPGLGKTTLSHVIANELGVALRVTSGPVIEKAGDLAALLTNLQPHDVLFIDEIHRLSPVVEEVLYPAMEDFQIDIMIGEGPAARSIKIDLPPFTLIGATTRAGLLTAPLRDRFGIVHRLEFYTPEELTKIVRRSAAILNIDCTAEGAAEIARRSRGTPRIANRLLRRVRDYAQVKAAGHIDQDVAQAAMQMLKVDPEGFDELDRRMLRTMVDYFDGGPVGIESLAAALSEERGTLEDVVEPYLIQQGFLIRTARGRMCTHKAYRHMGLKPKNPPADLFAEAIDGN
- the tolR gene encoding protein TolR; protein product: MTAAIGRRKRRKLKSEINVVPYIDVMLVLLIIFMVTAPLLTLSFEVDLPSSQAKALESKQDPVIVSVRLDGQLSLKLPDAKEPAPMDPGQLQAQLGALAAQDKNLRVIVAADKAVAYEKVVAAMDVIKRANVEKVGLATDAR
- the tolA gene encoding cell envelope integrity protein TolA, whose amino-acid sequence is MHAEALPPQRQPEEKWGLPIALALGVHLLLALVFIGAWLWSPQRTTEAAAGDPAIEASLQLSASEAAAARQALRASEKLPDLPEPVAQPEPIPEDTVPPPQPIEEPRPQDAPTPQQQQAQERVAQPDKIDQDAVNALAISAEKAKQEQEAKRRQEQIDLTERQRQEQAEQKLRLAKQQEEAEKKKLADQQQKANDTKAEAERQQKIAEIRRKREQAEKEAKLAEQKLRQVAAARAASGTAATTGATGVAKPAAGAGGTSDDLQAKYAAAIQQKVLASWTRPDNVPFGQRCKIVIQQLPGGTVNSAKVSPDCPFDEAGRRSIEAAVLNAQPLPYRGFETVFQRTINFTFTAQD
- the ybgC gene encoding tol-pal system-associated acyl-CoA thioesterase — protein: MEIEPRFSWPTRIYWEDTDAGGVVYHARYVAFMERARTEWMRALGFGQERTRTDHGLVFAVRAMTMDFLKPARLDDALEVTATLVQCKRASMVFDQCVCRGDETLLTAQVRIAALDASTFKPRGMDDVLLAALKPYELQVSAQ